A portion of the Candidatus Latescibacterota bacterium genome contains these proteins:
- the rsxA gene encoding electron transport complex subunit RsxA, with amino-acid sequence MPKLILIIISAVLVNNFVLQRFLGICPFLGVSKRVSTAIGMSGAVLFVMAMASVVTWLIYHYVLLPFNLVYLQTVTFILVIASLVQLVELVLQKLSPALYQALGIFLPLITTNCAVLGVSVLNIQKEYSLLETTIFGVGAALGFALAMILFSGLRERIDLCDPPVAFRGTAIALITAGLLSLAFMGFTGLVKV; translated from the coding sequence ATGCCGAAATTGATACTGATCATTATCAGCGCGGTCCTTGTTAATAATTTCGTCCTACAGAGATTCTTGGGGATATGCCCGTTTCTCGGCGTCTCAAAAAGAGTCTCCACGGCGATCGGTATGAGCGGCGCTGTGCTTTTCGTGATGGCGATGGCTTCGGTCGTTACCTGGTTGATCTATCATTACGTACTGCTGCCGTTTAATCTCGTATATCTCCAGACTGTGACTTTTATCCTTGTGATAGCCAGTCTTGTACAGCTTGTGGAACTTGTTCTCCAGAAATTAAGTCCCGCGTTGTACCAGGCGCTTGGGATTTTTCTCCCGCTTATTACTACTAACTGTGCCGTACTCGGAGTATCGGTACTAAATATTCAGAAAGAATACAGTCTGCTGGAAACGACGATCTTCGGGGTCGGTGCCGCGTTGGGTTTTGCCCTGGCCATGATCCTCTTTTCCGGGCTTAGGGAGAGGATCGACCTTTGTGATCCTCCTGTGGCGTTTAGAGGAACAGCCATAGCTCTGATAACAGCGGGGTTGCTGTCGCTGGCTTTCATGGGATTCACAGGGCTTGTGAAGGTATAA